One Anas platyrhynchos isolate ZD024472 breed Pekin duck chromosome 2, IASCAAS_PekinDuck_T2T, whole genome shotgun sequence DNA segment encodes these proteins:
- the LOC119715120 gene encoding LOW QUALITY PROTEIN: toll-like receptor 1 (The sequence of the model RefSeq protein was modified relative to this genomic sequence to represent the inferred CDS: deleted 2 bases in 1 codon): MKALALKNILVTDLSFSQNDLYRIFADMNIEALTVAGSEMIQMLCPSFNSLSPLRYLNFINNDLTDLLFQNCDPLIQLEIFILQKNKFESLSKVSSMTRYMKSRSYLDMSSKLLRNDGAEERCQRSKSLKELDLSSKQLTESVFGCLPLNVNKLDLHNKQISSVPQGIAELKSLKELKLALNRLADLPGCSGFWALEILNMEMNSILSPSADFLESCQRVRELEAGHNPFKCSCELQAFVRLERQSGGKLSGWPEAYVCEYPEDLKGMQLKDLHLTELACNTTLLLVTALLLLLTLVLVGVVAFLCIYLDGPWYVRVLWQWTQTKRRTWHECPEERETVLQFHAFISYSERDSVWVKTELIPNLEKGEGSVRLCQHERNFVPGMGIVENIMNCIDKSYKSIFVLSPNFVQSEWCHYELYFAHHTLFRENCNSLILILLEPVPPYIIPARYHKLKALMAQRTYLERPKERSKRALFWANLRAAINTNLPVAEGQRCGERD; the protein is encoded by the exons ATGAAAGCACTGGCACTGAAGAACATTTTAGTCACAGATCTGTCCTTTTCACAGAATGACCTGTACCGGATATTTGCAGACATGAACATTGAAGCCTTGACAGTAGCAGGATCAGAGATGATACAGATGCTATGTCCTTCATTTAAC TCCCTCAGTCCCTTGAGGTACCTAAATTTTATAAACAATGATTTAACCGATCTGCTTTTTCAAAACTGTGATCCATTAATTCAACTGGAGATATTTATCTTACAGAAGAATAAATTTGAGAGCCTTTCCAAGGTGAGCTCCATGACCAGGTACATGAAATCACGGAGCTATCTGGACATGAGCAGCAAATTGCTGCGTAACGATGGAGCCGAGGAGCGCTGCCAACGGAGCAAGTCTCTGAAGGAGCTGGACCTGTCCTCAAAGCAGCTGACAGAGTCTGTGTTCGGGTGCTTGCCACTCAATGTCAACAAACTGGACCTACACAACAAGCAGATCAGCAGCGTCCCCCAGGGGATTGCTGAGCTGAAGTCCTTGAAAGAGCTGAAGCTGGCGTTGAACAGGCTGGCCGACCTGCCGGGGTGCAGTGGCTTCTGGGCCCTGGAGATCCTGAATATGGAGATGAACTCGATCCTCAGCCCTTCCGCCGACTTCTTGGAGAGTTGCCAGAGGGTGCGGGAGCTGGAAGCCGGGCACAATCCGTTCAAGTGCTCCTGTGAACTGCAGGCCTTCGTGCGTCTGGAGAGGCAGTCTGGGGGGAAGCTGTCCGGCTGGCCGGAGGCATACGTGTGCGAGTACCCCGAGGACCTGAAGGGAATGCAGCTGAAGGACTTGCACTTGACGGAGCTCGCTTGCAACACGACCCTGTTGCTTGTGacggctctgctgctgctgctgacgcTGGTGCTGGTGGGGGTGGTGGCCTTTCTGTGCATCTACCTGGACGGGCCGTGGTACGTGCGCGTGCTGTGGCAGTGGACGCAGACGAAGCGCAGAACTTGGCACGAGTGCCCCGAGGAGCGGGAAACCGTCCTGCAGTTCCACGCCTTCATTTCCTACAGCGAGCGCGATTCCGTGTGGGTGAAGACCGAGCTGATCCCGAACCTGGAGAAGGGGGAGGGCAGTGTCCGGCTGTGCCAGCACGAGAGAAACTTTGTTCCTGGCATGGGCATTGTGGAGAATATCATGAACTGCATAGACAAGAGCTACAAGTCAATCTTTGTGTTGTCTCCCAACTTTGTGCAGAGCGAGTGGTGTCACTACGAGCTGTACTTTGCCCATCACACGTTGTTCAGGGAGAACTGCAACAGCTTGATCCTGATTTTGCTGGAGCCTGTCCCTCCGTATATTATCCCTGCGAGGTACCACAAGCTGAAGGCTCTCATGGCACAGAGAACATACCTGGAGCGGCCAAAGGAGAGGAGCAAGCGTGCCCTTTTCTGGGCTAACCTGAGGGCAGCTATTAATACTAACCTGCCAGTGGCTGAGGGGCAGAGGTGTGGAGAAAGAGATTAA